One Acidobacteriota bacterium genomic window carries:
- a CDS encoding type II toxin-antitoxin system VapC family toxin, translating into MTAIDTNILIYAHRTDSEWHDRASDCLRALAEGRADWAIPWPCLHEFVATVTHPRIFNPPSTVEQALDQVEAWMESPSLTLLGEPHDHWTILRQQLLDGHVRGPGVHDARVAAICIGHGVRELLTADRDFDRFPSLRRRNPLVAPS; encoded by the coding sequence TTGACGGCGATCGATACCAACATCCTGATCTACGCGCATCGGACGGACTCCGAGTGGCACGATCGCGCGTCCGATTGCCTTCGCGCGCTGGCGGAAGGACGGGCAGATTGGGCGATCCCGTGGCCCTGCCTGCATGAGTTCGTCGCGACGGTGACGCATCCCCGCATCTTCAATCCGCCGTCGACGGTCGAGCAGGCGCTCGATCAGGTCGAGGCCTGGATGGAGTCACCGTCACTCACGTTGCTCGGAGAACCGCACGACCATTGGACGATCCTCCGTCAGCAACTGTTGGACGGGCACGTACGGGGGCCGGGCGTTCACGATGCCCGCGTGGCTGCGATCTGCATCGGACACGGCGTGCGCGAACTGCTCACGGCCGACCGTGACTTTGACCGCTTCCCGTCGCTCCGTCGCCGGAATCCGCTGGTTGCGCCGTCTTGA
- the thiS gene encoding sulfur carrier protein ThiS, with protein MTIQLNGEPHEVPKPLSVSRLLETLDIDPRRVAVEHNRLVVKKAAYQSTVVSEGDEVEVVNFVGGG; from the coding sequence ATGACCATACAGCTCAACGGCGAGCCGCATGAGGTGCCCAAGCCGTTAAGCGTCAGCCGGCTCCTCGAAACGCTCGACATCGACCCGCGACGCGTGGCGGTGGAGCACAACCGGCTGGTCGTCAAGAAGGCGGCCTATCAATCGACGGTCGTCTCGGAGGGCGACGAGGTCGAGGTGGTCAACTTCGTCGGCGGCGGTTAG
- a CDS encoding BON domain-containing protein has product MDTRLNPYRIALPLMALAVMALSVSPAAADGPKHDLFQRVQEQVLRYSFFTVFDNIDVEIADEGHVVLSGHVTGEHKVRAIEKRVDALDGVTAVTNEIAVLPASVFDDKLRYVIARAIYGNPTFWHYGARANPPIHIVVNRGHVTLTGVVDSETDRHLARVLAGQFNAFSVTNELRLPHEVTAELEALG; this is encoded by the coding sequence ATGGACACTCGACTGAATCCGTACCGAATCGCTCTGCCACTGATGGCCCTCGCGGTGATGGCGCTATCGGTGTCACCGGCCGCCGCCGACGGGCCGAAGCACGATCTGTTCCAACGAGTTCAGGAGCAGGTGCTCCGCTACTCGTTCTTCACGGTGTTCGACAACATCGACGTCGAGATCGCCGACGAGGGGCACGTCGTACTCTCGGGCCACGTCACCGGGGAACACAAGGTGAGGGCGATCGAGAAACGCGTTGACGCGCTCGATGGCGTGACGGCGGTGACCAACGAGATCGCCGTGCTCCCGGCATCGGTCTTCGATGACAAGTTGCGCTATGTCATTGCCCGGGCGATCTATGGCAACCCCACGTTCTGGCACTACGGCGCCAGGGCGAATCCGCCGATCCACATCGTGGTCAACCGTGGGCATGTGACCCTCACCGGGGTCGTCGACAGCGAGACCGACCGGCATCTGGCGCGGGTGCTCGCCGGGCAGTTCAACGCCTTCTCGGTCACCAACGAGCTTCGGCTGCCGCACGAGGTGACGGCGGAACTCGAAGCGCTCGGCTAG
- a CDS encoding DUF2191 domain-containing protein, producing the protein MKTTIELADDLAVDAKRFAARHGVTLRSVIEEGIRMKLRTERTRAAFRLRDAAVDGSGLQPEFRDADWPAVREAIYEGRGA; encoded by the coding sequence ATGAAAACCACGATCGAACTGGCCGACGACTTGGCCGTGGACGCGAAGCGCTTCGCCGCTCGCCATGGTGTGACGCTCCGCTCGGTAATCGAGGAGGGCATTCGAATGAAACTCCGCACCGAGCGGACGCGGGCCGCCTTTCGGTTGCGCGACGCAGCCGTCGACGGATCGGGCCTGCAACCCGAGTTCCGCGACGCCGACTGGCCGGCGGTGCGAGAAGCCATCTACGAGGGTCGGGGCGCTTGA
- the gmd gene encoding GDP-mannose 4,6-dehydratase, with product MGDTLTHSGGCVSSDVGSPDVSKRAIITGITGQDGSYLAELLLDHGYEVVGITRRLSAPNHWRIEHLLDRITLRPADLLDQLSMIRVINDVQPHEIYNLAAMSFVPASWDQPMLTGEYNAQGVTRMLEAIRQVDTSIKLYQASSSEMFGKVRETPQNEQTPFYPRSPYGVSKVFAHYITVNYRESYDLFAVSGILFNHESPRRGLEFVTRKVTHGVARIKAGLADSLSLGNLDACRDWGFAGDYVRAMWLMLQQDRAEDYVIATGISHSVRDLVEIAFGHAGLDWREHVRTDPALLRPAEVDHLIGDPAKAKSDLDWEPTVDFDGLIRMMVDADIERLTSRG from the coding sequence TAAGCGGGCAATCATCACCGGAATCACGGGGCAGGACGGGTCGTACCTGGCGGAACTGCTGCTCGACCACGGCTACGAGGTGGTCGGCATCACGCGCCGCCTGAGCGCCCCGAACCACTGGCGCATCGAGCACCTCCTCGATCGCATCACGCTCCGGCCCGCCGACTTGCTCGATCAGCTCTCGATGATCCGGGTCATCAACGACGTCCAGCCGCACGAAATCTACAACCTCGCCGCGATGTCGTTCGTCCCCGCGTCGTGGGACCAGCCGATGCTGACCGGCGAGTACAACGCACAGGGCGTCACCCGCATGCTGGAGGCGATCCGGCAAGTGGACACCTCCATCAAGCTCTACCAAGCGTCTTCCAGCGAGATGTTCGGCAAGGTGCGCGAGACGCCGCAGAACGAGCAGACGCCCTTCTATCCGCGCAGCCCCTACGGCGTCTCCAAGGTCTTCGCGCACTACATCACCGTCAACTACCGCGAGAGCTACGACCTGTTCGCCGTCTCCGGCATCCTCTTCAACCACGAGTCCCCCCGCCGCGGCCTCGAGTTCGTCACGCGCAAGGTGACCCACGGCGTGGCCCGCATCAAGGCGGGCTTGGCGGACTCGCTCAGCCTCGGCAACCTCGACGCCTGCCGCGACTGGGGCTTCGCCGGCGACTACGTCCGCGCGATGTGGCTGATGCTGCAGCAGGATCGCGCCGAGGACTACGTTATCGCCACCGGCATCAGCCACTCCGTCCGCGACCTCGTGGAGATCGCCTTCGGACACGCCGGGCTCGACTGGCGGGAGCATGTCCGAACCGACCCCGCCCTCCTGCGCCCCGCCGAGGTGGATCACCTGATCGGCGATCCCGCCAAGGCGAAGTCCGACCTCGACTGGGAGCCGACCGTCGACTTCGACGGGCTCATCCGGATGATGGTCGACGCCGATATCGAACGGCTCACCTCCCGCGGTTAA
- a CDS encoding thiazole synthase: MDTPLTIAGRTFRSRLIVGTGKYPTAEVMVAAHDASGAEMVTVAVRRVQLPGRPVDESQQAIIEYIDTDRYMLLPNTAGCYTADDAIRTARLGREAGLSEWVKLEVIGDERTLFPDNAALVEATAVLVKEGFIVLPYTNDDPVTCRKLEDAGAAAVMPLGAPIGSGLGIQNPNNIRIIREFASVPVIVDAGVGTASDATLAMELGVDGVLMNTGIAGAEDPVAMATAMKLAVDAGRLAWCAGRIPRKLYATASSPLEGVIGT; the protein is encoded by the coding sequence ATGGATACACCCCTCACAATCGCCGGGCGCACGTTCCGCTCGCGTCTGATCGTCGGCACCGGTAAGTACCCCACGGCGGAGGTGATGGTCGCGGCCCACGACGCGTCAGGCGCCGAAATGGTGACAGTGGCGGTCCGGCGTGTGCAGTTGCCAGGGCGCCCGGTCGACGAGTCACAGCAGGCGATCATCGAGTACATCGACACGGACCGCTACATGCTGCTGCCCAACACGGCGGGCTGCTACACGGCGGACGACGCGATCCGCACGGCGCGGCTCGGCCGCGAGGCGGGACTCTCGGAGTGGGTGAAGCTGGAGGTGATCGGCGACGAGCGGACGCTCTTCCCCGACAATGCCGCGCTGGTGGAAGCGACCGCGGTCCTCGTGAAGGAGGGCTTCATTGTCCTCCCCTACACGAACGACGATCCGGTCACCTGCCGCAAGCTGGAGGACGCGGGCGCGGCTGCGGTGATGCCCCTGGGTGCACCGATCGGCTCCGGCCTCGGGATCCAGAACCCGAACAACATCCGGATCATCCGGGAGTTCGCGTCGGTGCCTGTAATCGTCGACGCCGGGGTCGGCACCGCCTCGGACGCCACCCTGGCCATGGAACTGGGCGTCGACGGCGTCCTGATGAACACGGGCATCGCCGGCGCCGAGGATCCTGTCGCGATGGCGACGGCGATGAAGCTGGCCGTCGATGCGGGACGCCTCGCTTGGTGCGCCGGCCGGATCCCGCGCAAGCTCTACGCCACGGCCAGCAGTCCTCTCGAAGGCGTTATCGGGACCTGA
- a CDS encoding GMC family oxidoreductase encodes MFLTEGLRDRRYDCYVIGAGPAGITLALELAKANRTVLVFESGTVTEWRRDMPDVVNYGHFRNRWWDQHSIRAVGGTSHVWYGWCTTLRDVDFDNPAAGVRWPIARSDLVPYYRRAAPVLDRHPAILDAETPLASGFLYRPFSTGSPTRFGSKYQEALSTSSQVDVAVGTSVVGLDANASRSAVNRVTCFRHATDATMQLDLDPAQSVVLAGGGISNAQLLLQPRADGATPVGNESGLAGKFLMEHPHFVRAAEVVLDEDLNGYPAPADFGNRAATLVPDDQLMRRHGLLECSMECHSRTTEHPMAEHLVREYGKPFHHYGCTVRSEMAPSPGNEVFLTGERGPAGLYRPAARCVIGAGDFLNVERTLRLLGESLIASGKGRVRIDNERLYQRPTGGGHIMGTTRMGISRSDSVVDSNCRVHGYDNLFVAGASVFPTVGYANPTLTMLALTLRLADTLAAAA; translated from the coding sequence ATGTTCCTCACCGAAGGGCTGCGCGACCGGCGCTACGACTGCTACGTGATCGGCGCCGGCCCGGCTGGCATCACGCTCGCCCTGGAGCTCGCCAAGGCGAACCGGACCGTCCTGGTGTTCGAGTCCGGAACCGTGACGGAGTGGCGGCGCGACATGCCGGATGTCGTCAACTACGGGCACTTCCGGAACCGTTGGTGGGATCAGCACTCCATCCGCGCCGTGGGCGGCACGTCGCACGTCTGGTACGGCTGGTGCACGACGCTGAGGGATGTGGACTTCGACAACCCGGCGGCCGGGGTTCGGTGGCCGATCGCCAGATCCGATCTGGTTCCGTACTATCGGCGTGCGGCTCCCGTCCTGGATCGCCACCCCGCCATCCTGGACGCCGAGACTCCGCTGGCGTCGGGATTCCTGTATCGGCCGTTCTCGACGGGCAGCCCTACGCGCTTCGGGAGCAAGTACCAAGAGGCGCTCAGCACTTCCTCGCAGGTTGACGTCGCGGTCGGAACCTCGGTGGTCGGCCTCGACGCCAATGCGTCGCGCAGCGCGGTCAACCGCGTGACCTGCTTTCGCCACGCTACGGACGCCACGATGCAATTGGACCTTGATCCCGCCCAGAGCGTCGTGCTCGCGGGTGGCGGCATCAGCAACGCGCAATTGCTTCTGCAGCCGCGTGCGGATGGCGCGACCCCGGTGGGTAACGAGAGCGGCCTGGCGGGCAAGTTCCTGATGGAACATCCACATTTCGTCAGGGCGGCCGAGGTGGTGCTTGACGAAGACCTGAACGGGTATCCGGCGCCAGCCGATTTCGGAAACCGGGCCGCCACGCTCGTGCCGGACGATCAGCTCATGCGGCGGCATGGGCTGCTCGAGTGCAGCATGGAGTGCCACAGCCGGACTACGGAACATCCGATGGCAGAGCATCTGGTCCGCGAGTACGGAAAGCCGTTCCATCACTACGGCTGCACCGTGCGGTCGGAGATGGCGCCCTCGCCCGGTAACGAGGTCTTCCTGACCGGCGAGCGCGGCCCTGCCGGTCTGTACCGGCCTGCTGCGCGCTGCGTGATAGGAGCCGGCGACTTCCTCAACGTGGAGAGGACGCTCCGCCTGCTCGGCGAATCGCTGATCGCGTCGGGGAAGGGCCGGGTACGCATCGACAACGAACGCCTGTACCAGCGGCCGACCGGCGGCGGTCACATCATGGGAACCACCCGCATGGGTATCAGCCGCTCCGACTCCGTGGTCGATTCGAACTGCCGCGTTCACGGCTACGACAACCTGTTCGTGGCAGGAGCGTCCGTGTTTCCGACCGTCGGCTACGCGAATCCGACGTTGACGATGCTCGCGCTTACGCTGCGTCTGGCCGACACACTGGCTGCGGCAGCCTGA